One part of the Tenacibaculum sp. 190130A14a genome encodes these proteins:
- a CDS encoding polyribonucleotide nucleotidyltransferase has translation MIPQVFTQTIDLGDGRTITLETGKLAKQADGSVVVKMGDTMLLATVVSARTANPGIDFLPLTVDYREKFAAAGRYPGGFMKREARPSNEEILTMRLVDRVLRPLFPKDYHAETQVMIQLMSHDPEVMPDALAGLAASAAIQLSDIPFEAAISEVRVARVNGEFIVNPSYKQLAEADMDLMVGASKDFVAMVEGEMDEVSEEEMADAIKVAHEAIKAQCDAQVALAEAFGKKEIREYETEETNEELAQKIHDAAYQKCYDIAKKGTSKQERGLAFSEVKDEVMEMFTEEELEEFGDLVGKYFGKTHKAAVRDLTLNEGLRLDGRKTTDIRPIWCEVDYLPRTHGSSIFTRGETQALATVTLGTSRDANMLDSPTIQDEERFYLHYNFPPFSTGEARPLRGTSRREIGHGNLAQRALKGMIPDDCPYTVRVVSEVLESNGSSSMATVCSGTMALMDAGVQMKKPVSGIAMGLISDGERYAVLSDILGDEDHLGDMDFKVTGTADGITACQMDIKIKGLSYEILVKALKQARDGRLHILEKLTDTIDTPNKDVKAHAPKMVTVRIAGEYIGAMIGPGGKHIQELQKETETTIVINEDEATEEGIVEILGTNQEGIDKVLARIQAITFKPEKGSVYETKVVKILDFGAVVEYTEAPGNEVLLHISELAWERTNNVTDVVKMGDIIDVKYFGVDPKTRKEKVSRKALLPRPPRQDKKPKPQENKEA, from the coding sequence ATGATTCCACAAGTATTTACCCAAACAATTGATTTGGGAGATGGAAGAACCATCACATTAGAAACAGGAAAATTAGCAAAGCAAGCTGATGGTTCAGTTGTTGTAAAAATGGGGGACACTATGTTACTTGCTACCGTAGTATCAGCAAGAACTGCAAACCCAGGTATCGACTTTTTACCTTTAACAGTAGATTATAGAGAAAAATTTGCTGCCGCTGGTCGTTACCCAGGAGGTTTTATGAAGCGTGAGGCACGTCCTTCAAACGAAGAGATTTTAACGATGCGTTTAGTAGACCGTGTATTGCGTCCTTTGTTTCCAAAAGATTATCACGCAGAAACTCAAGTTATGATTCAATTAATGTCTCATGACCCAGAAGTTATGCCAGATGCATTAGCTGGTTTAGCAGCGTCTGCAGCAATTCAATTATCAGATATTCCATTTGAAGCTGCTATTTCTGAAGTAAGAGTAGCTAGAGTTAATGGAGAATTCATTGTTAACCCAAGTTACAAGCAATTAGCAGAAGCAGATATGGACCTTATGGTTGGAGCTTCTAAAGATTTTGTTGCAATGGTAGAAGGGGAAATGGATGAAGTTTCTGAAGAAGAAATGGCTGATGCTATTAAAGTAGCACACGAAGCTATTAAAGCCCAGTGTGATGCTCAAGTTGCTTTAGCAGAAGCGTTTGGTAAAAAAGAAATTCGTGAATATGAAACAGAGGAAACTAACGAAGAGTTAGCTCAAAAAATTCACGATGCTGCATATCAAAAATGTTACGACATCGCTAAAAAAGGAACTTCTAAACAAGAAAGAGGTTTAGCTTTTTCGGAAGTAAAAGATGAAGTAATGGAAATGTTTACTGAAGAAGAATTAGAAGAATTCGGAGATTTAGTAGGTAAATATTTTGGTAAAACTCACAAAGCAGCTGTAAGAGATTTAACATTAAATGAAGGATTACGTTTAGATGGACGTAAAACTACAGATATTAGACCTATTTGGTGTGAGGTAGATTATTTACCACGTACTCATGGATCTTCAATCTTTACAAGAGGAGAAACACAAGCCTTAGCTACAGTTACTTTAGGTACTTCTAGAGATGCTAACATGCTTGATTCTCCAACAATTCAAGATGAAGAGCGCTTTTACTTACACTATAACTTCCCTCCATTTTCAACGGGTGAGGCACGTCCTTTAAGAGGTACTTCTCGTCGTGAAATAGGACACGGAAATTTAGCTCAAAGAGCTTTAAAAGGAATGATTCCTGACGATTGTCCATACACAGTTCGTGTTGTTTCTGAAGTATTAGAATCTAATGGTTCTTCTTCAATGGCAACAGTTTGTTCTGGTACAATGGCATTAATGGATGCTGGTGTACAAATGAAGAAGCCAGTTTCTGGTATTGCAATGGGATTAATTTCTGATGGTGAACGTTATGCTGTATTATCTGATATTTTAGGTGATGAAGATCATTTAGGAGATATGGACTTTAAAGTTACTGGTACTGCAGATGGTATTACTGCTTGTCAAATGGATATTAAGATCAAAGGACTATCTTATGAAATCTTAGTAAAAGCATTAAAACAAGCTCGTGATGGTCGTTTACACATCTTAGAAAAATTAACAGACACAATTGATACTCCAAATAAAGACGTTAAAGCACATGCTCCTAAAATGGTTACTGTACGTATTGCAGGAGAGTATATTGGAGCTATGATTGGACCTGGAGGTAAGCACATCCAAGAGTTACAAAAGGAAACAGAAACCACTATTGTAATTAATGAAGATGAAGCTACAGAAGAAGGTATCGTTGAAATTTTAGGAACAAATCAAGAAGGAATAGATAAAGTATTAGCTAGAATTCAAGCAATTACTTTTAAACCAGAAAAAGGAAGTGTATATGAAACTAAAGTTGTAAAAATCTTAGATTTCGGTGCTGTTGTTGAGTACACCGAAGCTCCAGGAAACGAAGTTTTATTACACATCTCTGAATTAGCATGGGAACGTACTAACAATGTTACTGATGTTGTTAAAATGGGAGACATAATCGACGTGAAGTACTTTGGAGTGGATCCGAAGACACGTAAAGAAAAGGTTTCTAGAAAAGCTTTATTACCTCGTCCACCAAGACAAGATAAAAAGCCTAAACCGCAAGAAAACAAAGAAGCATAA
- the rpsO gene encoding 30S ribosomal protein S15 — protein MYLTKEVKQEIFAKHGKGNNDTGTAEGQIALFTFRINHLTEHLKRNRKDYNTERSLVKMVGKRRSLLDYLKKTDINRYRAIIKELGIRK, from the coding sequence ATGTATTTAACAAAAGAAGTTAAACAAGAAATTTTCGCAAAACACGGTAAAGGAAACAACGATACCGGTACTGCAGAAGGACAAATCGCTTTGTTCACATTTAGAATCAACCACTTAACTGAACACTTAAAAAGAAATCGTAAAGATTATAACACTGAGCGTTCATTAGTAAAGATGGTAGGTAAGCGTAGAAGTTTATTAGATTACTTAAAGAAAACAGATATCAACAGATATCGTGCGATTATCAAAGAATTAGGAATTAGAAAATAA
- the accD gene encoding acetyl-CoA carboxylase, carboxyltransferase subunit beta, with amino-acid sequence MAWFKRKDKGIQTPTEEKKDTPKGLWYKTPSGKIIDTDELKKNLYVSPEDGYHVRIGSNEYFELFFDNNEFEELNAKMQSKDPLKFEDTKKYPDRLKQVQKKTGLKDAVRTAVGKSIGKDIVIASMDFAFIGGSMGSVVGEKIARAIDYSIKNKLPFLMISKSGGARMMEASLSLMQLAKTSAKLAQLADAKIPYISLCTDPTTGGTTASFAMLGDINIAEPNALIAFAGPRVVKDTTGKDLPEGFQRSEFLLEHGFLDGIYERKDLKKQVNLYIDLIQNLPVRA; translated from the coding sequence ATGGCTTGGTTTAAACGTAAAGATAAAGGGATTCAAACCCCTACAGAAGAAAAGAAAGATACTCCAAAAGGCTTGTGGTATAAAACCCCAAGTGGAAAAATAATAGATACAGATGAATTAAAGAAAAACTTATATGTTAGTCCAGAAGATGGATACCATGTACGTATAGGTAGTAATGAATACTTCGAGTTATTCTTTGACAACAATGAGTTTGAGGAGTTAAATGCTAAAATGCAGTCTAAAGACCCTTTAAAATTTGAGGACACTAAAAAATATCCAGATAGATTAAAACAAGTACAGAAAAAAACAGGATTAAAAGATGCTGTTAGAACTGCTGTGGGTAAATCTATAGGTAAAGATATTGTTATTGCTTCTATGGATTTTGCTTTTATTGGAGGTTCTATGGGAAGTGTTGTTGGAGAAAAAATTGCACGTGCAATTGATTATTCAATTAAAAACAAACTTCCCTTCTTAATGATTTCTAAATCAGGAGGGGCTCGTATGATGGAAGCTTCTTTATCATTAATGCAGTTAGCAAAAACCTCTGCTAAATTAGCACAATTGGCAGACGCAAAAATTCCATACATCTCTTTATGTACAGATCCAACTACTGGAGGTACAACGGCTTCTTTTGCTATGTTAGGAGATATTAATATTGCAGAACCTAATGCTTTGATAGCATTCGCAGGACCTCGTGTTGTAAAAGATACAACTGGTAAAGACTTACCAGAAGGATTCCAACGTTCGGAATTTTTATTAGAACATGGATTTTTAGATGGAATCTACGAAAGAAAAGACTTAAAAAAACAGGTTAACTTGTATATCGATTTAATACAAAACTTGCCTGTTAGAGCATAA
- the fbaA gene encoding class II fructose-bisphosphate aldolase, which yields MAHNIKAGVATGKEVQEIFKLAKEKKFALPAVNVVGSNTINTVLEAAKELNSPVIIQFSNGGAQFNAGKGLSNEDQKAAIAGAVAGAKHVHLMAEAYGVPVILHTDHAAKKLLPWIDGLLDASEKHFAETGKPLYSSHMIDLSEEPLEENIEICKEYLARMSKMGMTLEIELGITGGEEDGVDNSDVDVSKLYTQPEEVAYAYEELMKVSDQFTVAAAFGNVHGVYKPGNVKLTPKILKNSQEFISEKYNVPHNTIDFVFHGGSGSTLEEIREAIDYGVIKMNIDTDLQFAFTEGVRDYMGAKKDYLATQIGNPEGDDVPNKKYYDPRKWLREGEQTFKTRLKKAFEDLNNVNTL from the coding sequence ATGGCTCATAATATAAAAGCTGGTGTTGCCACTGGAAAAGAGGTTCAAGAAATTTTTAAACTGGCTAAAGAAAAGAAATTTGCTTTACCAGCAGTAAATGTAGTTGGATCAAATACGATTAATACAGTTCTAGAAGCTGCCAAAGAATTAAACTCACCTGTTATTATTCAATTTTCTAATGGAGGAGCACAATTCAATGCAGGGAAAGGATTATCTAATGAAGATCAAAAAGCTGCAATTGCTGGCGCTGTGGCAGGAGCTAAACACGTACATTTAATGGCAGAAGCATATGGTGTACCTGTTATTTTACATACCGATCATGCTGCTAAAAAGTTGTTGCCTTGGATTGATGGTTTATTAGATGCTAGTGAAAAACATTTTGCTGAAACTGGTAAGCCACTATATAGTTCTCACATGATTGATTTAAGTGAAGAACCATTAGAAGAAAACATTGAAATTTGTAAAGAATATTTAGCTCGTATGAGTAAAATGGGAATGACTTTAGAAATTGAATTAGGTATTACAGGAGGTGAAGAAGATGGAGTTGATAATTCTGATGTTGACGTATCTAAATTATACACACAACCAGAGGAAGTAGCCTATGCATACGAAGAACTAATGAAAGTTAGTGATCAATTTACAGTAGCAGCTGCCTTTGGAAATGTACATGGTGTATACAAACCAGGAAATGTAAAATTAACTCCGAAAATCTTAAAGAACTCTCAAGAATTTATTTCTGAAAAATACAATGTTCCTCATAATACTATTGACTTTGTATTTCACGGAGGTTCTGGTTCTACCTTAGAAGAAATTAGAGAAGCGATCGATTACGGAGTGATAAAAATGAACATTGATACTGATTTACAATTTGCATTTACAGAAGGAGTTCGTGATTATATGGGAGCTAAAAAAGATTATTTAGCTACACAAATTGGAAACCCTGAAGGAGATGATGTACCAAATAAAAAATATTATGACCCTCGTAAATGGTTACGTGAAGGGGAACAAACATTTAAAACTCGTTTGAAAAAAGCTTTTGAAGATTTAAACAACGTAAACACACTTTAA
- a CDS encoding BamA/TamA family outer membrane protein, translating into MKKLSFFFLFLVLISSCSTIKHVQENQQLLTKNRVYVDSVKSSDSNIDELLLQRPNAKAIGLPLSLYFYNLGNPKGPKTPSEWGKKHLKTYNFFKNTFSEKQSISVARTFIGLNSWFLNSGQAPVIINDSKIVKTRKNLKTYFENIGYFKAKVTSKRDSIGLKKGAVSYYIDKGDALFLDTINLNIKSPVLDSIYNANKQKSFLHTGDQYNDGNFIKEANRVTKLFRNNGIYHFDKNTSIGFYEIDTAGTKTNVDFEISDRVVEENGQYTTRPYYIQRIKKINVLTDYSYNKRNDPYKDSVYYNGVNFRAHGKLKYNPKYLSQSLFIKPNAIYSDSLRSLTITHLRSLKNFKSTSIQFNELNEKELEANVFLTPIEKYTLGLESELSRSNIRNFDISAKFSLTNRNTFKGAELFRISASGSYFNSNNGPGWEIGTDISLEIPRFIAPFGLNKLVPKRMFPKTNIFAGINLQRNIGLDKQNITVGLNYNWKYNPRKSIQLDILNTQYIRNLNVSNYFNVYNSEYQKLVIIGQKAIPGVTPPQNVAGNFNQITNYANQIFNNSGALNNEDIAALLNITNRYQIITSDFLIPEIAYTYTYNNQENTKDASFSYFRAKITNSGNIMGLLSNTTNSNGNKTVFKIPIAQYFKADLEYKKYWSLGSNSVLAHRTFLGAIITYDKSDIPFSRSYFAGGSNDIRAWRTYDLGPGATPRGLEYNIGSLKFLSSFEYRFDLFGSAKGALFVDAGNIWDITNSSFTADEAKFSGIKSLEHMAVGSGFGLRYDFSFLIARLDLGFKVREPYLAGNKWFQNFNFSNAVYNIGINYPF; encoded by the coding sequence ATGAAAAAACTTTCTTTCTTTTTTTTGTTTTTAGTACTTATTAGCTCATGTAGCACAATAAAACACGTACAGGAAAACCAACAATTGCTCACGAAAAACAGAGTTTATGTAGACAGTGTTAAAAGTTCCGATTCTAATATCGATGAACTTTTACTACAACGCCCTAATGCTAAAGCAATTGGACTACCCCTATCTCTTTACTTCTATAATTTAGGAAACCCTAAAGGACCAAAAACACCAAGTGAATGGGGGAAAAAACATCTTAAAACATATAATTTTTTCAAAAACACATTTTCAGAAAAACAAAGTATTTCTGTTGCGAGAACCTTTATAGGGCTTAATAGTTGGTTTTTAAATAGTGGACAAGCTCCAGTGATCATTAATGATTCTAAAATTGTAAAAACAAGAAAAAATTTAAAAACCTATTTCGAAAACATTGGTTATTTTAAAGCCAAAGTTACCTCTAAAAGAGATTCTATAGGCTTAAAAAAAGGTGCCGTATCTTATTACATAGACAAAGGAGATGCATTGTTTCTTGACACCATTAACCTTAATATTAAATCTCCGGTATTAGATTCTATATACAACGCTAATAAACAAAAAAGCTTTTTACATACGGGAGATCAATACAACGATGGTAATTTTATAAAAGAAGCTAACAGAGTTACCAAGTTATTTAGAAACAACGGTATTTATCATTTTGATAAAAATACAAGTATTGGATTTTACGAAATAGATACAGCAGGTACTAAAACCAATGTAGACTTTGAAATTAGCGATAGAGTTGTTGAAGAAAATGGACAATATACCACACGCCCCTATTATATTCAAAGAATTAAAAAAATTAACGTCTTAACTGATTACTCTTATAATAAAAGAAATGATCCTTATAAAGATTCGGTTTATTACAATGGTGTCAACTTCCGAGCACACGGTAAATTAAAATACAATCCCAAATATCTAAGTCAATCACTATTTATAAAACCTAATGCTATTTACAGTGATTCTCTAAGAAGTTTAACCATTACGCATTTACGAAGCTTAAAAAACTTTAAATCGACTTCCATTCAATTCAATGAATTGAATGAAAAGGAATTGGAAGCCAATGTTTTTTTAACTCCTATTGAAAAATATACGCTAGGTTTAGAATCTGAACTATCTCGTTCTAATATTCGTAATTTTGATATTTCTGCTAAGTTTTCATTAACTAATCGAAACACTTTCAAAGGAGCTGAATTATTTAGAATATCAGCTTCTGGATCTTACTTTAACTCGAATAACGGACCGGGATGGGAAATTGGAACAGATATTTCCCTAGAAATTCCACGTTTTATTGCTCCTTTCGGATTAAATAAATTAGTTCCTAAAAGAATGTTTCCAAAAACCAACATTTTTGCTGGTATTAATTTGCAAAGAAACATCGGTCTTGATAAACAAAATATAACCGTTGGTTTAAATTACAATTGGAAATACAACCCTAGAAAATCTATACAATTAGATATTTTAAACACACAATATATCAGAAACTTAAATGTAAGTAATTACTTTAATGTATATAATTCAGAATATCAAAAGCTTGTTATCATTGGTCAAAAAGCTATTCCTGGTGTTACCCCTCCTCAAAACGTAGCTGGTAATTTCAACCAAATAACAAATTATGCTAATCAAATATTTAACAATTCAGGAGCCCTAAATAATGAAGATATTGCAGCTCTTTTAAACATTACAAATAGATATCAAATAATTACCTCAGATTTCTTAATACCAGAAATCGCTTATACTTACACCTACAATAATCAAGAAAACACAAAAGATGCTAGTTTCTCTTATTTCAGAGCTAAAATTACCAACTCTGGAAATATTATGGGATTATTATCGAACACCACTAACAGTAACGGGAACAAGACCGTTTTTAAAATTCCAATAGCCCAATATTTTAAAGCAGATTTAGAGTATAAAAAGTATTGGAGTCTTGGAAGCAACTCAGTACTTGCTCATAGAACATTCTTAGGAGCTATTATTACTTATGATAAATCGGACATTCCTTTTTCTAGAAGTTATTTTGCTGGAGGTTCCAATGATATTAGAGCTTGGAGAACCTATGACTTAGGACCTGGAGCCACTCCAAGAGGGTTAGAATATAATATTGGAAGTTTAAAGTTTTTATCGAGTTTTGAATACCGCTTCGATTTGTTTGGTAGTGCCAAAGGAGCATTATTTGTAGATGCAGGTAATATTTGGGACATTACCAACTCTTCTTTTACGGCCGATGAAGCTAAATTTAGTGGAATAAAATCATTAGAACATATGGCTGTAGGTTCAGGTTTTGGGCTACGCTATGATTTTAGTTTTTTAATTGCTCGTTTAGACCTAGGGTTTAAAGTTAGAGAACCGTATCTAGCAGGTAATAAATGGTTTCAAAATTTCAACTTTTCCAATGCGGTATACAACATTGGTATCAACTATCCTTTTTAA
- a CDS encoding RNA methyltransferase — MSLSKNTLKLITSLSQKKYRQKHNLFIAEGIKVVNEFLKASFQVKYLFTTDVSLFEGEESIEISEQELKKISKLKSPNKVVGVFEIPKEKEINLENFTLVLDDINDPGNLGTIIRLCDWFGITQLVCSQNTVDCFNFKVVQATMGSLTRVKIIYTDILTFLSETSLPTYTADMEGENVYHTSLPENAVLVMGNEANGISKEVNEIIQKKITIPRFGIIKQTESLNVATATAILLSEFKRGLDS; from the coding sequence ATGAGTTTATCCAAAAATACACTTAAACTTATAACAAGTTTATCTCAAAAAAAGTATAGACAAAAGCATAATTTGTTTATTGCTGAAGGAATCAAGGTAGTAAATGAATTTTTAAAAGCTTCCTTTCAGGTAAAATATTTGTTTACAACAGATGTTTCTTTATTTGAAGGAGAAGAAAGTATTGAGATTTCTGAGCAAGAGTTAAAGAAAATTAGCAAGTTAAAATCCCCAAACAAAGTGGTAGGAGTTTTCGAAATTCCGAAAGAAAAAGAAATAAACCTAGAAAACTTCACTTTAGTTTTAGATGATATAAATGATCCGGGGAATCTTGGAACTATTATACGATTGTGTGATTGGTTTGGAATTACACAATTGGTGTGTTCTCAAAATACGGTAGACTGTTTTAATTTTAAGGTTGTGCAAGCAACAATGGGGTCACTAACTCGTGTGAAAATTATCTATACAGATATTTTGACATTTTTATCAGAAACATCATTGCCAACATATACGGCAGATATGGAAGGAGAGAATGTATACCATACTAGTTTACCAGAAAATGCAGTGTTAGTTATGGGGAATGAAGCCAATGGGATATCAAAAGAAGTAAATGAGATTATTCAAAAAAAGATTACAATTCCTAGATTTGGTATAATTAAGCAAACAGAAAGCTTAAATGTAGCGACAGCAACAGCAATACTATTGAGTGAATTTAAAAGAGGATTAGACAGCTAG